The Triticum urartu cultivar G1812 unplaced genomic scaffold, Tu2.1 TuUngrouped_contig_4523, whole genome shotgun sequence genome includes a region encoding these proteins:
- the LOC125527950 gene encoding NDR1/HIN1-like protein 10, producing the protein MSDALLPLHQSVNDKSKFTWQLSCSQMLYTITRTDHVDTLLASTPIQRSCPQAPDKHPPPLESAYGSKLLINTTSTEKKSLRPAATMCGRDDDCYLTRDEVKYLFICFGVVAVVVLLAVLLAAFVYLRHVTITVEDASLTRFDLLTSPVTGIAYNLSLTLKVRNPNWAMSMKNVEPFVAAYRFDGQQFDRVQVAATGDKHPAGATRVYHLTSSSQGAFVSLGSAGEQEYKKESKTGTFDVEVALSRKVSYTARYTKCKIEAVCPLKLQLVKPDATTVVFQKVTCKLHKAEKNC; encoded by the coding sequence ATGTCGGATGCTCTGCTCCCACTCCACCAGAGTGTGAATGACAAAAGCAAATTCACATGGCAGTTGAGCTGTTCGCAAATGCTATACACGATCACACGGACGGACCACGTAGATACTTTGCTTGCTTCCACCCCCATCCAGAGATCCTGCCCACAGGCTCCTGATAAACACCCACCTCCTCTAGAGTCGGCATATGGCAGCAAACTCCTGATAAACACCACCTCCACCGAGAAGAAAAGCCTCCGGCCGGCGGCAACAATGTGCGGCCGCGACGACGACTGCTACCTGACGAGGGATGAAGTCAAGTACCTCTTCATCTGCTTCGGCGTCGTCGCGGTCGTGGTCCTCCTCGCCGTCCTCCTGGCCGCCTTCGTCTACCTCCGCCACGTCACCATCACCGTGGAGGACGCCTCGCTCACCAGGTTCGACCTGCTCACCTCCCCGGTGACGGGGATCGCCTACAACCTCTCGCTCACCCTCAAGGTCCGCAACCCCAACTGGGCGATGAGCATGAAGAACGTGGAGCCGTTCGTCGCCGCCTACAGGTTCGACGGCCAGCAGTTCGACCGCGTGCAGGTCGCCGCCACGGGCGACAAGCACCCCGCCGGCGCCACCAGGGTGTACCACCTCACCTCCTCCTCCCAAGGCGCCTTCGTGTCGCTGGGCAGCGCCGGCGAGCAGGAGTACAAGAAGGAGAGCAAGACGGGGACGTTCGACGTGGAGGTGGCGCTGTCCCGCAAGGTGAGCTACACGGCGCGCTACACCAAGTGCAAGATCGAGGCCGTCTGCCCGCTCAAGCTGCAGCTCGTCAAGCCCGACGCCACCACCGTCGTCTTCCAGAAGGTGACGTGCAAGCTACACAAGGCCGAGAAGAACTGCTAG